One window of Thermocoleostomius sinensis A174 genomic DNA carries:
- a CDS encoding pentapeptide repeat-containing protein — MNAEELLARYAAGERHFEAVNLARVSLAGANLSGINLDRANLVEANLSRANLSGASFQEANLARVNLTEADLSRAFMLKANLTESQLSSARLVGAVLVEANMSHAFLFEANLEDAKLTDALLVGAVLPDGTEQQSAKFP; from the coding sequence ATGAACGCTGAAGAGCTTTTAGCGCGGTATGCTGCTGGTGAACGTCATTTTGAAGCGGTAAACTTGGCGAGGGTTTCGCTGGCAGGAGCCAACTTAAGCGGCATTAATCTAGATCGCGCCAACTTGGTGGAAGCCAATTTAAGTCGCGCTAACTTGAGTGGAGCCAGTTTTCAGGAAGCCAATCTGGCCAGGGTGAACTTGACCGAGGCTGACTTAAGTCGGGCATTTATGCTGAAGGCCAATTTAACCGAAAGCCAATTGAGTTCGGCACGGCTCGTTGGTGCGGTGTTGGTGGAGGCAAACATGAGTCATGCATTTTTGTTTGAAGCGAATCTTGAAGATGCCAAATTAACTGATGCGCTGCTGGTGGGAGCGGTACTCCCCGATGGCACAGAGCAACAGTCGGCAAAATTTCCATAA
- a CDS encoding hybrid sensor histidine kinase/response regulator, with amino-acid sequence MSSDPKVNILLVDNHPENLLALEAVLSSLGENLVKANSGEEALRCLLHQDFAVILLDVQMPGMNGFETANLIRNRSRSRQTPIIFLTAFSTSDDLMFKGYSLGAVDYLHKPIDPIILSSKVTVFVDLFRKTEMIKQQRLEVERQSAQLKRMNAQLRQSEERFRLLSSCSPVGIFLLDIDGQCTYTNPRCQEICGFTAEEGLGEGWLQFLHPDDRDRAVAAWKRYIQESKELTHEYRFQPPTGAVRWTHVRTSPMYSAHGELIGHVGTIEDITARKQADLVREQMLREQIARREAETANRMKDEFLAVLSHELRTPLNAMLGWSRLLRTRKLDQKTIDRALETIERNATAQSQLIEDILDVSKIIRGKLQLNWLPVNLVSVIEAAIDSVRPQAEAKSIDLNFLTSESAYHTWGDAVRLQQVVWNLLSNAIKFTPEAGRVTVRLDCFSSDQSPSPAATNDSLSNASPDTQSALTTASLPPPDRSSSVQETGHMQITITDTGIGISPEFLPHVFDRFRQADSTITRSHNGLGLGLAIVQHLVELHGGTVEAASDGEGQGATFTVKLPIRQTFQPAVTVDPIAAETQSVSLSGINILLVEDEADARDFLSFVLQQYGATIEIAPSVQAALTLLSAFNPDVLISDIAMPGQDGYTLMQEIRSKPHLAQLPAIALTAYSGEAEQEKALASGFDAHLTKPVEVHQLIHTIDQVMNTSHRLASRSH; translated from the coding sequence ATGTCCTCAGATCCTAAAGTCAACATCCTTCTGGTTGACAATCATCCCGAAAATCTACTCGCCCTTGAAGCCGTCTTAAGCAGCCTGGGAGAAAATTTGGTGAAGGCAAATTCTGGGGAAGAAGCCCTGCGCTGTTTGCTGCATCAAGATTTTGCAGTCATTCTGCTAGATGTGCAGATGCCGGGAATGAACGGCTTTGAGACGGCAAACTTAATTCGCAATCGATCGCGCTCTCGACAAACCCCGATTATCTTTCTGACGGCATTTAGCACTAGCGATGACCTTATGTTTAAGGGATATTCGTTGGGGGCAGTCGATTATCTTCACAAACCGATCGACCCGATCATTCTTTCCTCGAAGGTGACGGTGTTTGTGGATCTGTTCCGTAAAACCGAAATGATCAAACAGCAGCGCCTAGAAGTAGAGCGACAGTCGGCTCAACTGAAGCGCATGAATGCCCAACTTCGCCAAAGCGAGGAACGATTTCGCCTGCTCAGCAGTTGTTCGCCAGTTGGCATTTTTCTGCTGGATATCGATGGGCAATGCACCTATACCAATCCTCGCTGTCAAGAAATTTGTGGGTTTACTGCCGAAGAAGGGCTAGGCGAAGGATGGCTACAGTTTTTGCACCCAGACGATCGCGATCGGGCAGTGGCGGCTTGGAAACGGTACATTCAAGAGTCGAAAGAACTGACCCATGAGTATCGATTTCAACCACCCACAGGGGCGGTACGTTGGACCCATGTGCGCACTTCTCCCATGTATTCAGCCCACGGTGAACTGATTGGCCATGTGGGCACGATCGAAGACATTACGGCTCGCAAACAGGCAGATCTGGTACGTGAACAAATGCTGCGCGAACAAATTGCCCGCCGCGAGGCTGAAACCGCCAACCGCATGAAGGATGAATTTCTAGCGGTGCTATCCCACGAGCTACGTACCCCCCTCAATGCCATGCTGGGCTGGTCACGGCTTCTGCGAACTCGTAAGCTCGATCAAAAAACCATCGATCGGGCCTTGGAGACTATTGAGCGCAATGCTACAGCCCAATCCCAACTGATTGAAGACATTCTCGATGTGTCAAAAATTATTCGTGGCAAGCTACAACTGAACTGGCTACCTGTGAATTTGGTATCCGTGATTGAAGCAGCCATCGATTCGGTGCGCCCCCAAGCCGAAGCAAAATCGATCGATCTGAACTTTTTAACCTCGGAGTCGGCTTACCACACTTGGGGAGATGCGGTGCGGTTGCAGCAGGTCGTCTGGAATTTACTGTCGAATGCTATTAAGTTCACGCCCGAAGCGGGACGGGTGACGGTGCGGCTAGACTGCTTCTCCTCAGACCAGTCCCCATCGCCAGCAGCAACCAATGATTCCTTAAGTAACGCATCACCAGACACTCAATCAGCCTTAACCACCGCCTCCCTTCCACCGCCCGATCGTTCCTCGTCAGTCCAAGAAACTGGTCATATGCAGATTACGATCACCGACACCGGCATTGGCATTAGCCCAGAGTTCTTGCCGCATGTGTTCGATCGATTTCGCCAGGCTGACAGTACCATCACGCGCTCTCACAATGGGCTGGGATTGGGCTTAGCCATTGTGCAACATCTAGTCGAACTGCATGGGGGCACGGTCGAAGCGGCTAGTGATGGAGAGGGACAAGGAGCCACTTTTACCGTCAAATTACCAATCCGTCAAACGTTTCAACCGGCTGTCACGGTCGATCCGATTGCGGCAGAAACTCAGTCTGTCTCGTTATCCGGCATCAATATCTTGTTGGTGGAAGACGAAGCAGACGCTCGTGATTTCCTCAGCTTTGTGCTGCAACAGTATGGAGCTACGATCGAGATTGCGCCTTCAGTGCAAGCAGCGCTGACTCTGTTGTCAGCATTTAACCCCGATGTGTTGATTAGCGACATTGCTATGCCCGGACAGGATGGCTACACGTTAATGCAGGAAATTCGATCGAAGCCGCACCTAGCACAGTTACCAGCCATTGCTCTCACTGCCTATTCCGGTGAAGCAGAGCAGGAGAAAGCCTTAGCTTCGGGGTTTGATGCTCATCTTACCAAACCCGTTGAGGTGCATCAGTTGATTCACACGATCGACCAAGTTATGAACACGAGCCACAGACTAGCCTCTCGTTCTCACTAA
- a CDS encoding hybrid sensor histidine kinase/response regulator: MTAILESITDGVAIYDRDWRITFINQRGAQLAGQSTTDLLGKPIWEVYPEALKTEFYQKLQSVFETGDSTRFQIFYEPLNVWLGVRAYPLPIGMLVLYEDITEWKQAEVALNARLQQTHTQLEQQTSRRRRAEEALRATNEELAEIFESITDGFCAIDGQWRFTYINQRAERILERHQSELLGRNVWEVYPHVVNTRLYYHCDRTARSRVSTQFEYECSTLNRWFQINLYPARDGIAAYFQDITSRKQIERICDQLLQQEQMARRRAELANQRCAFLSEASNILASSLDYETTLSNVARLTVPVLADFCLIHKLEVDGVLKQVAAVHRHPDKQALVDELSHLYQTSMQTPDNLLARALQTSGPVLVTDPLTLHPISQDPRVIRISVELAPRALIIVPLIARGQKLGTMVLAIAESDRDYDPLDLSVATDLSQRAAMAIDNARLYQQLQESNRLKDEFLTTLSHELRTPLHTIVGWTQMLRLRSFNARTLDQALDAIERKAKALTQIVYDLLTISRVITGQFRLKPSFLWLSSIVQETAESLKLAMDAKDLHLSLNLDPTVGPVRGDLRYLRQVVWNLLSNAMKFTPRHGQITIYLQQIHDRVQLQIQDTGQGITPEFLPHVFEPFRQADGSSTRSGQGLGLGLTLVRHLVELHGGTIAAVSDGEGQGATFTVEIPLAKIHADANPLMNHHQNGPLDSNPDPSLGNVPDPITDSMIELCPLHNLQVLLIDAKFHSRDPLAVQMENDGAEVIAVASVSDAAGLVEHFSPDVLLINITTLTERDMELIARVKALSTAEGRPLPLIALTTKSSEDERLQALSMGFQVYLSKHVHPVEFATVVAAIARTQA; the protein is encoded by the coding sequence ATGACGGCAATCCTGGAGAGTATCACCGATGGTGTTGCCATTTACGATCGCGATTGGCGCATCACCTTTATTAATCAACGGGGGGCCCAACTGGCCGGACAATCTACAACCGACCTGCTAGGCAAACCCATCTGGGAGGTTTACCCGGAAGCGCTGAAAACTGAGTTCTACCAGAAGTTACAGTCTGTTTTTGAGACCGGAGACAGTACACGGTTTCAGATTTTCTACGAGCCACTGAATGTTTGGCTGGGGGTACGGGCCTATCCTTTGCCGATCGGCATGCTGGTGCTGTATGAAGATATCACCGAGTGGAAGCAAGCCGAAGTTGCCCTCAATGCCAGGCTACAACAAACGCACACTCAATTAGAACAGCAAACCTCGCGCCGTCGCCGAGCCGAGGAAGCGCTGCGAGCTACCAATGAAGAGTTAGCCGAAATTTTTGAAAGCATTACCGACGGCTTTTGCGCGATTGATGGGCAATGGCGATTTACATACATCAATCAGCGGGCTGAACGGATTCTAGAACGCCACCAAAGCGAATTATTAGGACGAAATGTTTGGGAGGTGTACCCCCACGTAGTGAATACTCGGTTGTATTATCACTGCGATCGAACCGCTCGTAGTCGGGTCTCAACTCAATTTGAATACGAATGCTCCACCTTAAACCGCTGGTTTCAGATCAATCTCTATCCAGCCCGAGATGGGATTGCTGCCTACTTCCAAGACATCACATCCCGCAAGCAAATCGAGCGCATTTGTGATCAACTGCTACAACAAGAGCAAATGGCGCGGCGGCGGGCAGAATTGGCAAATCAGCGATGTGCATTTTTGTCAGAGGCCAGCAACATTTTGGCATCATCCTTAGATTATGAAACGACATTGAGTAATGTGGCGCGGTTAACCGTGCCCGTGTTGGCAGACTTTTGCTTGATTCACAAGCTTGAAGTGGATGGGGTCTTGAAACAGGTGGCAGCCGTCCATCGCCACCCAGACAAACAGGCGCTTGTGGATGAGTTGAGCCATTTATATCAAACCTCCATGCAGACCCCTGACAACTTGCTAGCTCGGGCCCTGCAAACCTCAGGTCCGGTGTTAGTGACCGATCCGCTCACACTGCATCCCATTTCTCAAGACCCACGGGTCATTAGAATTTCTGTCGAACTAGCTCCTCGGGCGTTGATTATTGTGCCGTTGATTGCGCGTGGACAAAAGCTTGGCACAATGGTGTTAGCCATTGCCGAGTCCGATCGCGACTATGACCCGCTTGACCTATCGGTGGCAACGGATTTATCTCAACGGGCGGCGATGGCGATCGATAATGCCCGTCTTTACCAACAACTGCAAGAATCAAATCGCCTCAAGGATGAGTTTTTAACCACCCTATCTCACGAACTCCGCACACCTTTGCATACCATTGTTGGTTGGACTCAAATGCTGCGGTTGCGTTCCTTCAATGCCCGCACACTGGATCAAGCCCTGGATGCAATCGAACGCAAGGCGAAAGCACTCACGCAGATTGTCTATGATCTGCTGACCATTTCGCGGGTAATTACTGGACAGTTTCGACTGAAACCAAGTTTTCTGTGGTTGAGTTCGATCGTTCAAGAGACGGCGGAATCTCTGAAATTGGCGATGGATGCCAAGGACTTGCACCTGAGCCTCAATTTAGACCCAACCGTTGGCCCCGTCCGGGGAGATTTGCGCTACCTGCGACAAGTCGTATGGAATTTACTGTCGAATGCCATGAAGTTTACCCCTCGGCATGGGCAAATTACCATCTACCTTCAGCAGATCCACGATCGGGTGCAACTCCAGATTCAAGATACAGGTCAGGGGATTACGCCTGAATTTTTACCCCACGTGTTCGAGCCGTTTCGTCAAGCCGATGGCAGTTCAACCCGATCGGGGCAAGGGTTGGGGCTGGGCTTAACGCTGGTGCGACACTTGGTAGAACTGCATGGGGGGACGATAGCAGCGGTCAGCGACGGCGAAGGGCAAGGAGCCACTTTCACGGTTGAAATCCCTCTAGCCAAAATTCATGCAGACGCCAATCCACTGATGAACCATCATCAGAATGGGCCACTCGATAGCAACCCAGACCCTAGTCTAGGTAACGTTCCAGATCCCATAACCGATAGCATGATCGAGCTTTGCCCCTTACACAATCTGCAAGTTTTATTGATCGATGCGAAATTTCATTCACGTGACCCCTTGGCTGTGCAGATGGAAAACGATGGGGCCGAGGTGATTGCAGTAGCCTCTGTGTCCGATGCGGCTGGGCTGGTTGAGCACTTTAGCCCCGATGTGCTGCTGATCAACATCACAACGCTGACGGAGCGCGATATGGAGTTGATTGCGCGAGTCAAGGCTCTATCAACGGCTGAAGGGCGACCGCTGCCATTGATTGCCTTAACGACTAAAAGCAGTGAAGATGAACGGCTGCAAGCGCTGTCTATGGGATTTCAGGTCTACTTGTCAAAACACGTCCATCCAGTAGAATTTGCAACCGTCGTAGCCGCGATCGCACGAACCCAGGCATAA
- a CDS encoding chemotaxis protein CheB, translating to MAVEAVEIVVIGTSLGGLSALQVILRNLSHQFPAAIAIAQHRHKESNAQLSQFLQQHSSMPIKEAEDKDLLHPGHVYLAPPDYHLLVEPGYLSLSTDEPVSYARPSIDVLFESAADSYHERTVGVLLTGANRDGVQGLARIAAVNGHTIVQDPTTAENATMPQAAIQSIPVDQILPLSDIAPYLTHLCFSVRR from the coding sequence ATGGCAGTGGAAGCCGTTGAAATTGTGGTAATTGGAACATCGTTAGGAGGGCTATCGGCATTACAGGTCATCCTTCGCAACTTAAGCCACCAGTTTCCAGCGGCGATCGCCATTGCTCAGCATCGTCACAAAGAGTCGAACGCCCAATTAAGTCAATTTTTACAACAGCACAGTTCCATGCCCATCAAAGAAGCCGAAGATAAAGACCTGCTTCATCCGGGTCATGTCTACCTCGCACCACCCGATTATCACCTGCTCGTTGAGCCAGGCTATCTGTCCTTGTCTACAGACGAGCCTGTGTCTTATGCTCGCCCGTCGATCGATGTGCTGTTTGAATCGGCCGCCGATAGCTATCATGAACGGACGGTCGGGGTGCTACTCACAGGAGCCAACCGCGATGGCGTTCAGGGCCTAGCCCGGATTGCAGCGGTTAATGGCCATACGATCGTGCAAGATCCAACAACGGCTGAAAATGCGACCATGCCCCAAGCCGCCATTCAATCGATACCCGTCGATCAAATCTTACCGTTGTCTGACATTGCGCCTTACCTCACGCATCTCTGTTTTTCTGTTCGGAGATAG
- a CDS encoding CheR family methyltransferase has translation MSIPLIPVMPAAKSTLEDIEIQLLLEGIYQYYGFDFRDYALASLKRRVRRIMQSEEVSTISALQDRILHDANCLERFLIGLTVHVTAMFRDPSFFVTFRRRVVPLLRTYPFIRIWHAGCSTGQEVYSMAILLHEEGLYHRCRIYATDMNDYVLQQAKSGIYSLRLMQEYTHLYLRAGGTRSFSEYYTAAYENAIFRSFLKENVVFSQHNLATDNSFNEFNVILCRNVLIYFNSTLQKRVHQLFYDSLCSFGILGLGRQETLKLTPFEQHYEELDRDNRLYRRLH, from the coding sequence ATGTCCATTCCTCTCATTCCAGTCATGCCAGCAGCTAAATCTACCTTAGAGGACATTGAAATTCAACTGCTGTTGGAGGGGATTTATCAGTACTATGGATTTGACTTTCGCGATTATGCTCTCGCTTCCTTAAAACGACGGGTGCGCCGAATTATGCAATCTGAGGAAGTCAGCACAATTTCTGCCTTGCAGGATCGGATTTTGCATGATGCTAACTGTCTAGAACGGTTTTTAATTGGGTTAACCGTTCACGTCACTGCAATGTTTCGAGATCCCAGTTTTTTTGTCACCTTTCGGCGACGAGTCGTTCCACTCTTGCGTACCTATCCTTTCATTCGTATCTGGCATGCTGGTTGCTCTACGGGGCAAGAAGTGTACTCGATGGCAATCTTGCTGCACGAAGAAGGGTTATATCACCGCTGCCGCATCTACGCCACAGATATGAATGACTATGTTTTGCAACAAGCCAAAAGTGGAATATATTCCCTAAGGCTGATGCAGGAATATACGCATTTGTATCTTCGCGCGGGTGGAACCCGATCGTTTTCGGAATACTATACAGCCGCTTATGAAAATGCCATTTTTCGATCGTTTCTTAAAGAAAACGTTGTGTTTTCGCAACATAATTTAGCCACGGATAACTCCTTCAATGAATTCAACGTTATTCTCTGTCGTAACGTTTTGATCTACTTTAATTCCACCCTGCAAAAACGAGTGCATCAATTGTTTTATGACAGTTTGTGCTCGTTTGGGATCTTGGGTTTAGGGCGGCAAGAAACGCTGAAACTCACGCCGTTTGAACAGCACTACGAAGAACTCGATCGGGACAATCGGCTGTATCGGAGGTTGCACTGA
- a CDS encoding response regulator translates to MNPALNGALTFVLLMLRRLKIGSKIGLSVALGVLLFSALGLLFYTSALQLVNRSRWETHTYEVLSKLESLLVTVINAETGQRGYLLTEDERFLEPYTTAVEVVDEQIRDLRPLVQDNPEQQARLNDLESVIKRRLGILQDAIEIRNTTDSVDSLAPLLEQGRQAMASVRQIVQEMGAEEQRLLQERSQATNASSRRMVYALTIGIPLYAILLSLIGLVLARNISNPLRKLSAATERVAAGDLSVRLPVPNRHDEVGQLAQAFDQMLINLRETTQKNQEQDWLKTNLNHFVQLLQGQRNLDTAARSILSQLAPLVNAQQGLFYLMMEDADQPAYLKLLSTYAYQERKHLANRFQIGEGLVGQCALEKQRILLTQVPADYIKISSGLGEATPLNLVVLPAVFEDQVVAVIELASLYVFDRIHLQFLDQLADSIAILFNSISATMRTEELLKQSQGFTEELQVQQEELTESYQRLEEQTRSLQRSEELLRQQQEELRQSNEELQQLNEELEEKSELLTLRNREVEQKNLALEQARQDIELKVEQLALSSKYKSEFLANMSHELRTPLNSLLILARLLSENNEGNLTDKQVEYARTVYEAGTDLLSLINDVLDLAKIDSGTMIIEPSKTSLPDLCAQLERTFREVANARHLDFHLHLDSHLPSTLYVDSKRLQQVLKNLLANAFKFTEQGQVQLRVYPARDGWSPDRDSLQSADRVIAFAVQDTGIGIAPHQHEVIFEAFQQGDGTTSRKYDGTGLGLSISRKIAHLLGGEIRLESEVGKGSTFTLYLPQSNLPQPLATVSPVPSEAPALPPQPIHPTTALQETAEIPDDRHSITANDQILLIIEDDLKFAQVLLDLARQQGFKGIVTTRGSHGLALAKAFNPDAIMLDVRLPDYDGWMVLDQLKHNPTLRHIPVHIMSVEEGRQRSLQLGAIAHLQKPISREELTQTLMGLRDFVERPVKNLLIVEDDERQRRSIVELIGNGDVQSTAVGSGAEALAALKSDRFDCMVLDLGLPDVDGFALIEQIKQQADLAYLPIIIYTGRQLTASEETRLRQLSDTIIVKDVQSPERLLDETALFLHRIQANLPDSQRQMLQQSQQQDPILVGKTVLIVDDDVRNIFALTSLLEQYQMHVRYAENGRDGISLLQANPDIDLVLMDIMMPEMDGYEAISAIRQMEELKSLPIVALTAKAMQGDREKCLDVGASDYITKPVDTEQLLSLLRVWLYH, encoded by the coding sequence TTGAATCCTGCTCTCAACGGAGCACTCACGTTTGTATTACTCATGCTGCGTCGGTTAAAAATCGGTTCTAAGATTGGATTGAGCGTTGCTCTGGGCGTATTGCTATTTAGTGCCTTGGGGCTGCTATTTTACACCAGTGCGCTGCAATTGGTAAACCGATCGCGTTGGGAAACCCACACCTATGAAGTATTGTCCAAGCTAGAAAGCTTGTTGGTAACGGTCATCAATGCCGAGACGGGACAACGGGGATACCTCCTCACAGAAGATGAACGCTTTCTTGAGCCGTACACCACAGCGGTAGAGGTCGTTGACGAGCAAATCCGCGATCTACGTCCATTGGTTCAAGATAATCCAGAGCAACAGGCGCGGTTGAACGATTTAGAATCGGTAATCAAGCGGCGACTGGGAATTCTGCAAGACGCTATTGAAATTCGCAACACAACTGACTCGGTTGACAGCTTGGCCCCGTTGCTAGAACAAGGCCGGCAAGCCATGGCTTCTGTCCGCCAAATTGTGCAAGAGATGGGAGCCGAGGAACAACGATTGCTACAAGAACGATCGCAGGCAACCAATGCATCCTCGCGACGAATGGTGTATGCCCTCACGATTGGAATTCCGCTGTATGCCATCCTTCTCAGCTTGATTGGCTTGGTGTTGGCTCGTAATATCTCGAACCCCCTGCGTAAATTGTCCGCCGCTACTGAGCGCGTGGCCGCTGGCGATCTCTCGGTGCGTTTACCTGTACCCAATCGTCACGATGAGGTAGGTCAATTGGCTCAAGCCTTTGATCAGATGTTAATCAATTTACGAGAAACAACCCAAAAAAACCAAGAACAAGACTGGCTTAAAACCAACCTCAATCACTTTGTTCAATTGCTTCAGGGACAGCGCAACCTAGACACGGCAGCCCGATCGATTTTGTCGCAGCTAGCTCCCTTGGTAAATGCCCAACAGGGCTTGTTTTACCTAATGATGGAAGATGCCGATCAACCAGCTTACCTGAAATTGCTCAGCACCTATGCCTATCAAGAGCGCAAACACTTAGCGAATCGGTTTCAAATTGGAGAAGGATTGGTGGGGCAATGTGCCCTTGAAAAACAGCGGATCTTGCTTACCCAAGTGCCAGCAGACTATATCAAAATCAGTTCTGGTCTTGGGGAAGCTACTCCACTTAATCTCGTTGTCTTACCAGCGGTGTTTGAAGATCAAGTCGTTGCAGTCATCGAATTGGCGTCTTTATATGTGTTCGATCGAATTCACCTACAATTCCTCGATCAGTTAGCAGATAGCATCGCCATTTTGTTTAATTCAATTTCGGCAACGATGCGAACTGAAGAGCTATTAAAGCAATCCCAAGGATTCACAGAAGAGCTACAAGTACAACAGGAAGAACTCACCGAGAGCTATCAACGCCTAGAAGAGCAGACCCGATCGCTTCAGCGTTCAGAAGAACTATTACGGCAACAACAGGAAGAACTGCGGCAAAGCAACGAAGAGTTACAGCAACTGAATGAGGAACTAGAAGAGAAATCAGAATTATTGACGCTGCGAAACCGAGAAGTTGAACAGAAAAATCTAGCCCTAGAACAAGCTCGACAGGATATTGAACTCAAGGTCGAACAATTAGCTCTTAGTTCCAAATACAAATCGGAATTTTTAGCTAATATGTCGCACGAGTTGCGAACGCCATTGAATAGCTTGTTAATTCTGGCACGGCTGCTGTCAGAAAACAATGAGGGCAATCTCACTGACAAACAAGTGGAATATGCTCGCACGGTTTATGAAGCAGGAACCGATTTACTGTCACTCATTAACGATGTGCTGGATCTAGCCAAAATTGATTCTGGCACGATGATCATCGAACCCAGCAAGACATCATTGCCCGATCTCTGTGCCCAACTCGAGCGAACCTTTCGTGAAGTTGCCAATGCGCGTCATCTAGACTTTCATCTCCATCTAGATAGCCACTTGCCCTCAACACTTTATGTTGACTCAAAGCGGCTTCAGCAGGTCTTGAAAAATCTACTGGCTAATGCATTTAAGTTCACGGAACAAGGACAGGTGCAGTTGCGGGTCTATCCAGCCCGTGATGGGTGGAGTCCCGATCGAGACTCTCTTCAATCGGCCGATCGGGTAATTGCCTTCGCCGTACAGGATACCGGGATCGGCATTGCGCCCCATCAACACGAGGTCATTTTTGAAGCCTTTCAACAGGGAGACGGCACCACATCGCGTAAGTATGATGGCACTGGGTTGGGGTTATCCATCAGCCGCAAAATTGCCCATCTCTTGGGAGGAGAAATTCGGCTAGAAAGTGAAGTAGGCAAGGGCAGCACCTTTACCCTCTACTTGCCTCAGTCGAATTTGCCACAACCGCTGGCAACGGTTTCGCCCGTCCCCTCCGAGGCCCCTGCCCTTCCACCCCAACCAATTCACCCAACCACAGCCCTGCAAGAAACGGCTGAAATCCCAGACGATCGCCATTCCATTACCGCTAACGATCAAATCCTGCTAATTATTGAAGATGATCTCAAGTTTGCGCAAGTGCTGCTGGATCTGGCTCGTCAACAGGGCTTTAAGGGCATCGTCACAACTCGTGGCAGCCACGGACTGGCGCTAGCCAAAGCGTTTAACCCAGACGCGATTATGCTGGATGTCCGCCTGCCAGACTATGACGGTTGGATGGTGTTAGATCAACTTAAGCATAATCCGACGCTACGCCATATTCCTGTTCACATCATGTCGGTAGAAGAAGGCCGACAACGCAGCCTGCAACTGGGGGCGATCGCGCATTTGCAAAAACCCATCAGCCGTGAAGAACTAACCCAAACCCTCATGGGGCTTCGAGATTTTGTCGAGCGGCCGGTCAAAAACTTGCTGATTGTTGAAGATGATGAACGGCAGCGACGCAGCATTGTTGAATTGATTGGCAACGGCGATGTTCAAAGTACAGCCGTGGGGAGCGGAGCCGAAGCCTTGGCTGCACTGAAGTCCGATCGGTTTGATTGTATGGTGTTAGACCTGGGTTTACCGGACGTAGATGGGTTTGCCCTAATTGAGCAAATCAAGCAACAAGCAGATCTTGCTTACTTGCCCATCATTATCTACACAGGTCGGCAACTGACAGCCTCCGAGGAAACACGGCTGCGGCAGCTTTCAGACACCATTATCGTAAAAGATGTGCAGTCACCAGAACGCCTCCTCGATGAAACCGCACTGTTTTTGCATCGTATTCAAGCAAACTTACCGGATTCACAACGGCAAATGTTGCAACAGTCTCAGCAACAAGACCCCATCCTTGTTGGAAAAACTGTGTTGATTGTAGACGATGATGTGCGCAATATCTTTGCCCTGACAAGTCTGCTAGAACAATATCAAATGCACGTCCGATATGCCGAAAACGGCCGTGATGGCATTAGTCTACTGCAAGCTAACCCCGATATTGATTTAGTACTAATGGACATCATGATGCCGGAAATGGATGGTTATGAAGCAATAAGTGCCATTCGCCAAATGGAGGAATTGAAGTCGTTACCAATCGTGGCACTGACCGCAAAGGCGATGCAGGGCGATCGCGAGAAATGTTTAGACGTCGGAGCCTCGGATTACATCACCAAACCAGTTGATACCGAGCAATTATTATCGCTGCTGCGGGTTTGGCTGTATCACTAA